Proteins from a single region of Chryseobacterium scophthalmum:
- a CDS encoding DUF4230 domain-containing protein, whose amino-acid sequence MKNLKLIIPFVAGILLMLILFFSFKSCFKMSEKTEKSDYYILTNQISKMNKMVVLEQDFSAMQKTKFGYEFLGKEMTSNSIITYTKTNAQVSYDLNKMKIEVDSINKKLIITELPNADIRITPSVEIQSLDDSFINRISEQDIKNVQQKAKQAAIKSVDQNKLRSEGHQQLMENLNNIFVLAKALNYKIEDQTGKIGVLGL is encoded by the coding sequence TTGAAAAATTTAAAACTTATTATTCCCTTTGTTGCGGGAATTCTTTTGATGCTGATTCTGTTTTTTAGTTTTAAGTCTTGTTTTAAAATGAGCGAAAAAACTGAAAAGTCCGATTATTATATTTTGACCAATCAGATCTCCAAAATGAACAAAATGGTGGTTTTGGAGCAGGATTTTTCTGCGATGCAGAAAACCAAATTTGGTTACGAATTTCTTGGGAAAGAAATGACGAGTAATAGCATTATTACTTATACCAAAACCAATGCGCAGGTTTCATATGATCTGAATAAAATGAAAATAGAAGTTGATTCTATTAACAAAAAACTGATTATTACAGAACTTCCCAATGCGGATATCAGAATTACGCCAAGTGTAGAAATTCAGTCGTTAGACGATTCTTTCATCAATAGGATTTCTGAGCAGGACATCAAAAATGTTCAGCAAAAAGCCAAACAAGCTGCTATAAAATCTGTAGATCAGAATAAATTAAGAAGTGAGGGTCATCAGCAATTGATGGAAAATCTTAATAATATTTTCGTTTTGGCAAAGGCTTTGAATTATAAGATAGAAGATCAAACCGGCAAAATCGGTGTTCTTGGACTCTAA
- a CDS encoding TlpA family protein disulfide reductase, giving the protein MICKKIITNIFTLSVLTLSMQQFNAQKVVVNREVETTNDGKMLLGNQLKEQFLKEPYSEWYTKEFNEYALDQKAVGELRKKNITSYNLIVFIGTWCEDSHRDFPRLMKILEEVKYPDSRLTIIAVNRKKESPTGDEVKYNVSKVPTIIVEKYGKEIGRIIEMPTTGYVERDLVEILKKDDGSVLKEIFKKEN; this is encoded by the coding sequence ATGATTTGTAAAAAAATCATCACCAATATTTTTACTCTTTCAGTTCTTACTTTGTCTATGCAGCAGTTTAATGCTCAGAAAGTCGTAGTAAACAGAGAGGTGGAAACTACCAATGACGGAAAAATGCTTTTGGGAAATCAGCTTAAAGAGCAGTTTTTGAAAGAGCCATATTCAGAATGGTACACAAAAGAATTTAATGAATATGCTTTGGATCAGAAAGCAGTTGGAGAACTGAGAAAAAAAAATATTACTTCTTATAATCTGATTGTTTTTATAGGAACCTGGTGCGAAGACAGCCACAGAGATTTTCCTAGACTGATGAAAATTCTGGAAGAAGTAAAATATCCGGACAGCAGATTGACGATTATTGCGGTGAACCGTAAAAAAGAGTCTCCTACAGGTGATGAAGTTAAATATAATGTTTCAAAGGTTCCTACAATCATTGTCGAAAAATATGGCAAGGAAATTGGAAGAATCATAGAAATGCCGACTACGGGTTACGTAGAAAGAGACCTTGTAGAAATCTTAAAAAAAGATGACGGGTCGGTATTGAAAGAAATATTTAAAAAAGAAAATTGA
- a CDS encoding pyrophosphohydrolase domain-containing protein has product MDKIDSLNQVAEFHTTFKAPILDTPQIPSQDRCDLRVELLQEELNELKQAIADNNIVEIADALCDLQYVLSGAVLEFGLGNKFVELFNEVQRSNMSKACDNEEQANETVEFYKEKEVESFYEKSGEKFNVYRKADHKVLKNKYYSPANLKTIIEN; this is encoded by the coding sequence ATGGATAAAATTGACAGCCTGAACCAAGTAGCAGAATTCCACACCACTTTTAAAGCACCTATTTTAGATACTCCACAAATTCCTTCTCAGGATAGATGCGATTTGAGAGTTGAGCTTTTGCAGGAAGAATTAAATGAGTTGAAGCAGGCTATTGCAGATAATAATATTGTAGAAATTGCTGATGCATTGTGTGATTTGCAGTATGTTTTGAGCGGTGCAGTTTTAGAATTCGGATTGGGGAATAAGTTTGTAGAGCTATTCAACGAAGTACAGCGTTCTAACATGTCTAAAGCTTGTGATAACGAAGAGCAGGCAAATGAAACGGTAGAATTTTACAAAGAAAAAGAAGTTGAATCTTTCTATGAAAAATCAGGAGAAAAATTTAATGTTTACAGAAAAGCAGATCATAAAGTATTGAAAAATAAATACTACTCTCCTGCCAATTTAAAAACAATTATTGAAAATTAA
- a CDS encoding reprolysin-like metallopeptidase, with translation MKKQLLVIGMLVSGISFAQTDRLWSEGSRKTTSEIFENKSTINNPKIYSLDINGLKNALAKAPKRLAVGEKSEIIISFPNSDGKLEHFKVKENSNFDPQLAAKYPDIKSYVGEGMGDSNSTVYFSISPLGLSSMEIYGDKSAVFIEPYTKDLSTYVVYRKSDKKDDLNKFECTVIDVAQKGVSSIDNLAARPNADDAKLRTFRLALSSTGEYTSYFGGTKALALAAMNNTMTRVNGVFEKDFSARMVLIANNDAVIYTNASTDPYSAASGMSSWNSQLQSTLTSVIGEANYDVGHLFGASGGGGNAGCIGCVCVNGSKGSGYTSPADAIPSGDNFDIDYVAHELGHQFGGNHTFSHSNEGTGVNMEPGSGSTIMGYAGITGQDIQAHSDSFFHAVSIQQITDNIKAKTCPTSTNTGNAIPTANAGSDYTIPKGTPFMLTGSGTDANGDALTYIWEQMNNASSSQTGASSAASATKATGPTFRSWTPQTTPTRYFPRMASVLTGATTTAGSEITVEALSNVARTYNFRFTVRDNKSGGSGNNSDDAVITVNGTAGPFSVSSQNTATTYSGGTSQTITWNVAGTTANGVNAANVDILWSTDSGNTWTTLLSGTPNDGSQAVTIPNASTTTGRIMVKGSNHIFFDVNNANITVNTGSGSSDTTAPTAPTLAASGTTSTSTNLSWSGATDNVAVTGYDVYQGASLVGSTTSTSYTVTSLTPSTTYSFTVKAKDAAGNNSVSSNTVSVTTLAGSTVTYCSAAATNTSDERIGNVSFGTINNTSTGTAGYENFTSVSTNVTRGTAYTISVTPVWTSTKYNEAYAVYIDYNKDGDFTDSGELVWTKTGSQTSPVTGSITIPSTAILGNTRMRVMMQYNSVPSSSCGSYTYGQVEDYTLNIVSSGRGDDFATKDLITDIKLYPNPARDILNVSNTTSEDYKIFDMGGKLINSGKLKEGSVNVSGLVKGAYVIQMGEVSKRFIKN, from the coding sequence ATGAAAAAACAACTATTGGTGATTGGAATGCTGGTTTCAGGTATTTCATTCGCTCAGACAGACCGTCTTTGGTCTGAAGGTTCTAGAAAAACAACTTCAGAAATTTTTGAAAACAAATCAACAATCAACAATCCGAAAATCTATAGTTTAGATATTAACGGATTAAAAAATGCTTTAGCAAAAGCTCCCAAAAGATTGGCTGTTGGAGAAAAATCAGAAATTATCATCTCTTTCCCAAATTCTGATGGAAAATTGGAGCATTTCAAAGTAAAAGAAAACTCTAATTTCGATCCCCAGTTAGCTGCTAAATATCCTGATATCAAATCTTATGTTGGTGAAGGAATGGGAGATTCAAATTCTACAGTGTATTTTAGTATTTCGCCATTGGGGTTATCATCAATGGAAATTTACGGTGATAAGTCCGCTGTTTTTATTGAGCCTTACACAAAAGATCTTTCAACGTATGTCGTTTACAGAAAATCTGACAAAAAAGATGATCTTAATAAGTTTGAATGTACAGTAATTGATGTTGCTCAGAAAGGAGTTTCAAGCATTGATAATCTTGCAGCGAGACCGAATGCAGATGATGCAAAACTAAGAACATTCAGATTGGCTTTGTCTTCCACAGGAGAATATACATCCTATTTTGGAGGAACAAAAGCTCTTGCCTTAGCGGCAATGAATAATACAATGACCCGTGTAAACGGAGTTTTTGAAAAAGACTTTTCCGCAAGAATGGTTTTAATTGCCAATAATGACGCTGTAATTTATACCAATGCTTCTACAGATCCTTATTCTGCAGCTTCAGGAATGAGCAGCTGGAATTCTCAGCTTCAATCGACTTTAACTTCCGTAATTGGAGAAGCAAATTATGATGTAGGACATTTATTCGGAGCTTCCGGAGGTGGCGGAAACGCAGGTTGTATTGGTTGTGTTTGTGTAAATGGTTCGAAAGGAAGTGGTTATACTTCTCCGGCAGATGCAATTCCTTCAGGAGATAATTTTGATATCGATTATGTGGCTCACGAATTGGGGCATCAGTTTGGTGGAAATCATACTTTTTCTCATTCGAATGAAGGAACAGGTGTTAACATGGAACCTGGTTCAGGATCTACCATTATGGGATATGCGGGAATTACGGGGCAGGATATTCAGGCGCACTCAGATTCTTTCTTTCATGCGGTGAGTATTCAGCAGATTACTGATAATATTAAAGCTAAAACTTGCCCAACAAGCACAAATACAGGAAATGCTATTCCTACAGCAAACGCAGGTTCAGATTATACGATTCCAAAAGGGACGCCGTTTATGTTAACAGGTTCCGGAACTGATGCTAATGGAGATGCTTTAACCTATATTTGGGAACAGATGAATAATGCGTCTTCTTCTCAAACCGGAGCAAGTTCGGCTGCAAGTGCTACAAAAGCGACTGGGCCAACTTTCAGATCGTGGACTCCACAAACAACTCCTACAAGATATTTTCCGAGAATGGCTTCTGTTTTAACGGGTGCGACAACAACGGCTGGCTCAGAAATTACTGTGGAAGCTTTATCTAATGTAGCGAGAACGTATAATTTTAGATTCACAGTTCGTGATAACAAATCAGGAGGTTCTGGGAACAATTCTGATGATGCGGTAATTACCGTTAATGGAACTGCAGGACCATTCAGTGTAAGTTCTCAAAATACAGCGACAACTTATTCGGGAGGTACTTCTCAAACGATAACATGGAATGTTGCAGGAACAACTGCGAACGGCGTAAATGCAGCTAATGTAGATATCCTTTGGTCTACAGACAGCGGAAATACTTGGACTACTCTACTTTCAGGAACTCCAAACGATGGCTCTCAAGCAGTAACGATTCCAAATGCTTCCACAACTACAGGAAGAATTATGGTAAAAGGTTCTAATCATATTTTCTTTGATGTGAATAATGCAAATATTACAGTAAATACAGGTTCAGGAAGTTCAGATACTACTGCGCCAACAGCTCCGACTTTAGCGGCTTCGGGAACAACTTCTACAAGCACTAATCTTTCTTGGTCTGGCGCTACAGATAATGTTGCTGTAACGGGTTATGATGTTTACCAAGGGGCTTCATTGGTTGGTTCTACAACTTCTACTTCTTATACCGTAACAAGTTTAACGCCTTCTACAACGTATAGTTTTACAGTTAAAGCTAAAGATGCGGCAGGGAATAATTCTGTTTCAAGCAATACGGTTTCTGTAACGACGCTTGCTGGAAGTACAGTTACTTATTGTTCTGCAGCAGCAACGAATACGTCAGATGAAAGAATCGGAAATGTAAGCTTCGGAACGATTAACAATACGTCAACAGGAACTGCTGGTTACGAAAACTTTACTTCAGTTTCTACAAACGTAACAAGAGGTACAGCTTATACCATTTCTGTAACTCCGGTTTGGACTTCTACTAAATACAATGAAGCTTATGCAGTTTACATCGATTATAATAAAGATGGAGATTTTACAGACAGTGGAGAATTGGTTTGGACAAAAACTGGTTCACAAACAAGTCCGGTAACAGGCTCAATCACAATTCCGTCAACTGCAATTCTTGGTAATACGAGAATGAGAGTAATGATGCAGTATAATTCTGTGCCTTCGTCTTCTTGTGGTTCTTATACTTACGGACAGGTTGAAGATTACACTTTAAATATTGTTTCATCAGGAAGAGGTGACGATTTTGCTACAAAAGATTTAATAACAGATATTAAATTGTATCCAAATCCTGCAAGAGATATTTTAAATGTTTCAAATACGACTAGTGAAGATTATAAAATCTTCGATATGGGTGGAAAACTAATCAATTCAGGAAAACTCAAAGAAGGCTCGGTGAATGTAAGTGGTCTTGTAAAAGGTGCTTATGTAATTCAGATGGGCGAAGTTTCTAAGCGATTTATTAAAAACTAA
- a CDS encoding acyl-CoA dehydrogenase family protein, with protein MNTETINNIKMIAETAKEFAEKNIRPNIMEWDESQTFPKELFHQLGDMGFMGIVIPEEYGGSGLGYHEYVAILDEISQVDPSIGLSVAAHNSLCTNHIYEFGNEEQRNKWLPQLATGKVIGAWGLTEHNTGSDSGGMSTTAVRDGDEWVINGAKNFITHAISGDIAVVMTRTGEIGAKNNSTAFVLEKGMAGFTSGKKENKLGMRASETAELIFDNVRVSDANRLGEVGEGFKQAMKILDGGRISIAALSLGTARGAYKAALKYAKERKQFGKSISEFQAINFMLADMATEIDAAELLIQRASTLKNAKQKMTREGAMAKLYASEACVRISNNAVQIFGGYGYTKDFPAEKYYRDSKLCTIGEGTSEIQRLVIGRDITK; from the coding sequence ATGAACACAGAAACGATTAACAACATCAAAATGATCGCGGAAACAGCAAAGGAATTTGCTGAAAAGAATATCAGACCAAATATTATGGAATGGGACGAAAGTCAGACTTTTCCTAAAGAACTATTTCACCAGTTAGGAGATATGGGTTTTATGGGAATTGTAATTCCTGAAGAATATGGTGGTTCTGGTCTTGGCTATCATGAGTATGTTGCTATTCTTGATGAAATTTCTCAGGTTGATCCTTCAATCGGATTATCAGTTGCTGCACACAACTCGCTTTGTACTAATCATATCTATGAATTTGGAAATGAAGAGCAGAGAAACAAATGGCTTCCGCAGTTAGCTACAGGGAAAGTAATCGGAGCTTGGGGATTGACAGAGCACAATACAGGATCTGATTCTGGAGGAATGTCTACTACGGCTGTAAGAGATGGTGACGAGTGGGTAATCAACGGAGCTAAAAACTTTATCACTCATGCAATTTCTGGTGATATTGCTGTGGTAATGACAAGAACTGGAGAAATTGGAGCTAAAAATAATTCTACAGCTTTCGTTTTAGAAAAAGGAATGGCTGGTTTTACTTCTGGGAAAAAAGAAAATAAACTTGGAATGAGAGCTTCAGAAACTGCAGAACTTATTTTTGATAACGTTCGTGTTTCAGATGCAAATCGTTTAGGTGAAGTTGGTGAAGGTTTCAAACAGGCAATGAAAATTCTTGACGGTGGTAGGATTTCTATTGCTGCGCTAAGTTTAGGAACTGCAAGAGGAGCTTACAAAGCAGCTTTAAAATATGCTAAAGAAAGAAAGCAATTCGGAAAATCTATTTCAGAATTTCAGGCGATCAATTTTATGTTGGCAGATATGGCAACAGAAATTGATGCAGCTGAATTATTGATCCAAAGAGCTTCTACGCTGAAAAATGCAAAACAGAAAATGACAAGAGAAGGTGCAATGGCAAAATTGTATGCTTCTGAAGCTTGTGTAAGAATTTCTAACAATGCGGTTCAGATTTTTGGAGGTTACGGATATACAAAAGATTTCCCGGCTGAAAAATACTACAGAGATTCTAAGCTTTGCACTATTGGCGAGGGAACTTCTGAGATTCAAAGACTGGTTATCGGTAGAGACATTACAAAATAA
- a CDS encoding endonuclease, with amino-acid sequence MKKLLLPILLISAYVSAQIPAGYYDGTTGLMGYALKSKLHNIISTKNINWHYGDLTNYYNQTDLDKYYDHGPTNTTILLDIYSEIPTGPDAYEYTTANIIGSANAEGLGWNREHMMPQSTFYSNYPMYSDLFYVVPTDARINQLRSNYPYGIAGATNYHTFTNSSKINNSAIPNYVYTGRVYEPINEFKGDVARSLLYFAVRYEGKLGTFNFNNNANPASDTNPLDGTEERAFEPAYIAMLIQWHNQDPVSQREIDRNNAVYNLQKNRNPFIDNPSWVNAIWGQTPDSAAPSTPANLTVTQNSAYFTTLSWTPSTSTDVIGYKIYQNGTLIGSTKENSISIDHLTPSTTYTYTVKAYDNGYLLSGDSNTASATTLATDIYAKDLIVTKYLEGTSNNKAIEITNKTGHSVNLSDYRLSIQFPSGTNYYFPAPFELEGTVQNNETFVLLNPEANFSCFTINQAKFVTAAPQMTFSGSQYLELRYKSTTVDAIGVSSQNNSSVLGNVSLYRKATINQPVTIFDVSEWDSYASNYCQNLGTLSTSEAELLAGKEFKIYPNPVHENIFVSGKTENIQTAQIVDYSGQLIYTEKNPFKNKKNISVQNLKTGSYLLKLDDKAYQFIKK; translated from the coding sequence ATGAAAAAACTTCTACTTCCTATACTTTTAATATCTGCTTATGTTTCAGCGCAAATTCCGGCAGGATATTATGACGGAACGACAGGATTGATGGGTTATGCATTAAAATCAAAACTGCATAATATTATTTCTACAAAGAATATCAATTGGCATTATGGTGATTTAACGAATTACTATAATCAGACTGATTTAGATAAATATTATGATCACGGACCAACCAATACTACGATTTTACTAGACATATATTCTGAAATTCCAACAGGACCCGATGCTTATGAATATACTACGGCAAACATTATTGGAAGTGCGAATGCAGAAGGATTAGGATGGAACAGGGAACATATGATGCCTCAAAGCACATTTTATAGTAACTACCCAATGTATTCTGATTTGTTTTATGTAGTTCCAACTGATGCAAGAATCAATCAGTTAAGAAGCAATTATCCTTACGGAATCGCAGGAGCAACAAATTATCATACGTTCACAAATTCTTCAAAAATAAACAATAGTGCAATTCCTAATTACGTTTATACAGGGCGTGTTTATGAGCCAATTAATGAGTTTAAAGGCGATGTAGCAAGAAGCTTATTATATTTTGCTGTAAGATATGAAGGAAAACTGGGAACTTTTAATTTTAACAATAATGCAAATCCTGCATCCGACACTAATCCTTTAGACGGAACAGAAGAAAGAGCTTTTGAGCCGGCTTATATTGCAATGCTTATTCAATGGCACAACCAAGACCCTGTTTCTCAAAGGGAAATCGACAGAAATAATGCGGTTTATAATCTGCAGAAAAACAGAAATCCATTTATCGATAATCCATCTTGGGTCAATGCGATTTGGGGGCAAACTCCAGATTCTGCTGCACCTTCAACCCCGGCAAATTTAACAGTAACTCAGAATAGCGCCTATTTTACAACATTAAGCTGGACGCCAAGTACAAGTACAGATGTTATTGGCTATAAAATTTATCAGAATGGAACTTTAATCGGTTCAACAAAAGAAAATTCGATTAGCATTGACCATCTAACACCTTCTACAACATATACTTATACCGTAAAAGCCTACGACAACGGATATTTACTTTCTGGTGATAGCAATACAGCTTCTGCAACCACTTTAGCGACGGATATTTATGCTAAAGATTTAATTGTTACAAAATATTTAGAAGGAACATCAAACAATAAAGCGATAGAGATTACCAATAAAACGGGTCATTCTGTTAATTTAAGTGATTACAGATTATCAATTCAGTTTCCTAGCGGAACCAATTATTATTTTCCTGCACCTTTTGAACTGGAAGGAACGGTACAGAATAATGAAACTTTTGTCCTTCTAAATCCTGAAGCCAACTTCTCTTGTTTTACCATTAATCAGGCAAAATTTGTGACTGCAGCTCCACAAATGACATTTTCTGGAAGTCAATATTTAGAACTGAGATACAAATCTACCACCGTTGATGCAATTGGAGTTTCTTCACAAAACAATTCTTCAGTTTTAGGAAATGTTTCTCTATATAGAAAAGCGACTATTAATCAACCAGTGACAATTTTTGATGTCTCAGAATGGGATTCTTATGCAAGCAATTACTGCCAGAATTTAGGAACATTATCGACTTCTGAAGCAGAATTATTAGCTGGAAAAGAATTTAAAATCTATCCAAATCCGGTTCATGAAAACATTTTTGTAAGCGGAAAAACTGAAAATATTCAGACTGCTCAAATTGTAGATTATTCGGGACAATTGATTTACACAGAGAAAAATCCGTTTAAAAACAAGAAAAATATTTCTGTGCAGAATTTAAAAACAGGTTCTTATTTATTGAAACTTGATGACAAAGCTTATCAGTTTATTAAGAAATAA
- a CDS encoding SatD family protein, translated as MIAVITGDIINSQHADTEVWITKLKNLLDTWGSAPATWEIYRGDEFQFKCNTDDVFWHFLAIKSLIKSQENLDVRIAIGIGEENFSSEKITESNGSAYVNSGRLLNDLKSDGHTVSIKTSNDSIDRDLNILLKWASKDFDNWTMATAEIIHEMIMNQDYTQEDLAKKFTISQSSISQRLKRANYELIVETNQYFRKKISEL; from the coding sequence ATGATAGCGGTCATCACTGGTGATATTATTAATTCGCAGCATGCAGACACAGAAGTTTGGATTACCAAGCTTAAAAATCTTCTCGACACGTGGGGAAGTGCTCCCGCAACATGGGAAATCTACAGAGGCGACGAATTTCAGTTTAAATGCAATACCGACGATGTCTTTTGGCATTTCTTAGCTATCAAATCTCTTATAAAAAGTCAGGAAAATTTAGACGTAAGAATTGCAATTGGCATTGGTGAGGAAAACTTTTCTTCTGAAAAAATTACAGAATCCAACGGTTCGGCTTATGTAAATTCAGGAAGGTTGTTGAATGATCTGAAGAGTGATGGTCATACAGTTTCCATCAAAACTTCCAACGACTCTATAGACCGCGACCTCAATATTTTATTAAAATGGGCATCCAAAGATTTTGATAACTGGACGATGGCAACTGCCGAAATCATCCACGAAATGATAATGAATCAAGATTATACACAGGAAGATCTTGCCAAAAAATTTACCATTTCGCAATCCTCAATCAGCCAAAGACTGAAACGGGCAAACTACGAACTTATCGTAGAAACCAATCAATATTTTAGAAAGAAAATTTCAGAATTGTAA
- a CDS encoding DUF3307 domain-containing protein has protein sequence MIFIQLILAHLLGDFILQPNSWVADKENRKLKSSYLYIHVLIHAILSFIFLWDLKLWWIAVLVGISHFIIDACKLSFQKIQTKKRWFFIDQALHVAVIGGISLYFSEFNFEFLKDQDFLKMIMAALFLTSPASIFIKLLLSSWTPVTGEENSVQSDSLSSAGKYIGILERLLVFTFIVVNHWEGVGFMIAAKSVFRFSDLAQAKQRKLTEYVLIGTLLSFGIAVLAGILIK, from the coding sequence ATGATTTTTATTCAACTCATATTGGCACATTTACTTGGAGATTTTATTCTTCAGCCAAATTCTTGGGTTGCAGATAAGGAGAACCGTAAACTGAAAAGTTCATATTTATATATTCATGTTCTGATTCATGCCATTTTAAGCTTTATTTTCCTTTGGGATCTTAAACTTTGGTGGATTGCAGTTTTAGTGGGAATTTCTCATTTTATTATTGATGCCTGTAAACTGAGTTTTCAAAAAATTCAGACAAAAAAAAGATGGTTTTTTATTGATCAGGCTCTTCATGTAGCGGTGATTGGTGGAATTTCTCTTTATTTCAGTGAATTTAATTTTGAATTTTTAAAAGATCAGGATTTTTTAAAAATGATAATGGCGGCCTTGTTTTTAACATCACCTGCTTCAATTTTCATCAAACTATTATTATCATCTTGGACTCCCGTTACCGGAGAAGAAAACAGCGTACAAAGCGATTCTTTATCGAGTGCCGGAAAATATATCGGGATTTTAGAACGACTATTGGTTTTCACATTTATTGTAGTCAACCATTGGGAAGGAGTAGGCTTTATGATCGCGGCAAAATCTGTTTTCAGATTCAGCGATTTGGCACAGGCAAAACAGAGAAAACTGACAGAATATGTATTGATCGGTACATTATTAAGTTTTGGGATCGCTGTTTTAGCAGGAATTTTAATTAAATAA
- the purC gene encoding phosphoribosylaminoimidazolesuccinocarboxamide synthase: MSQKLEMLYEGKAKQVFATENPDEVVVRFKDDATAFNAQKRGSVDLKGEMNNAITTLIFEYLNEKGIKTHFIKQLDEREQLVKKVSIIPLEMVVRNYSAGSMAQRLGVEEGIKSPVTIFDICYKKDELGDPLINDHHAVFLGAATYEELDEMYELTSDINEILIDLFDKMNIILVDFKIELGKTSDGEIILADEISPDTCRLWDKDTMKKLDKDRFRRDLGEVTEAYVEIYNRLKAVLKK; the protein is encoded by the coding sequence ATGAGTCAAAAGCTAGAAATGCTGTATGAAGGGAAAGCAAAACAAGTATTTGCAACCGAAAATCCTGACGAAGTTGTAGTACGTTTCAAAGACGATGCAACTGCATTTAACGCTCAAAAAAGAGGATCTGTAGATTTGAAAGGTGAAATGAACAATGCTATCACCACTCTTATTTTTGAATATTTAAATGAAAAAGGAATTAAAACTCATTTCATCAAACAACTAGACGAAAGAGAGCAATTGGTAAAGAAAGTATCAATTATTCCTTTGGAAATGGTCGTAAGAAACTATTCTGCAGGAAGCATGGCTCAAAGATTAGGAGTTGAGGAAGGAATTAAATCTCCGGTTACCATCTTCGATATCTGCTACAAAAAAGACGAATTGGGAGATCCGCTTATCAACGATCACCACGCTGTTTTCTTAGGAGCTGCAACGTATGAAGAGCTAGACGAGATGTATGAATTAACTTCAGACATCAACGAAATCTTGATCGATCTTTTCGATAAAATGAATATCATCTTGGTAGATTTCAAAATCGAATTAGGAAAAACTTCAGACGGCGAAATCATTCTTGCTGATGAAATTTCTCCTGATACTTGCAGACTTTGGGATAAAGACACGATGAAGAAGTTAGACAAAGACAGATTCAGAAGAGATCTTGGTGAAGTTACTGAAGCTTATGTTGAGATCTACAATCGTCTTAAAGCTGTTTTAAAGAAATAA